From Coffea eugenioides isolate CCC68of unplaced genomic scaffold, Ceug_1.0 ScVebR1_205;HRSCAF=829, whole genome shotgun sequence, the proteins below share one genomic window:
- the LOC113756201 gene encoding uncharacterized protein LOC113756201, with amino-acid sequence MGTHPESSDRPVTAPLADLANRGAQLSEVLNKFNELNMEMTTQRRVIHQLVAGSGSGGQPEPLPTNQPEPQPILLPYTQTPSTPHFANPHEETFIYPTHGLPHSQAPAIQTNPPHPQIPQNYPHISPNMPLEPQGPHYYSITEPFNMDTATQGKAEAGESSASIVKNLLKRLDRFEEFIRKNQGLNKQGGLDYNDLCLFSDMQLPMGFKTPKFSKYDGTGNPKTHLRMFDNKLGKPIDDENLPVRLFPESLEGDALDWYSNLKPEDMRTWMDLSTAFLRQYEYNCELAPTRTTLEGTKRKPSEDHKTYAKRWRKLAAKVEPPMTEDEIVRTFIKAHDPPYFEEIFRMTGCSFAAIINKLEEYDEYVKAGKIVNVSALKSQLDALQGQSNNGREPQRKKKEEETTFVWGQGPFSRPRSQRYHTYLSRYPNLRPVYHTTTNHPRPQPNYASPSPMPSLISQNSSQIRLRLPYNPRPAPPNQQTYNPPQTNKIQKPGRSRNFTNLGRPIDQLYEQLKAAGEIDDIPPPNYSRRGLSAGYDPQAACAYHSGAPGHSTSNCWVLKHKIQDMIKAGDIVLRKREEQGPSISTNPFLEHKDTFEAFTPQ; translated from the coding sequence ATGGGTACACACCCGGAATCATCCGACAGGCCTGTAACGGCCCCGTTAGCTGATTTGGCAAACCGAGGAGCTCAACTGAGCGaagttttgaataaattcaatgAGCTGAATATGGAAATGACCACACAACGGCGCGTGATCCACCAGTTGGTTGCTGGTAGTGGTAGCGGTGGTCAACCTGAGCCTTTACCTACTAACCAACCTGAACCGCAACCAATACTTTTACCCTATACTCAAACCCCCTCTACCCCGCATTTTGCAAATCCGCATGAAGAAACTTTTATCTATCCCACTCATGGCCTACCCCATTCCCAGGCACCCGCTATCCAAACCAATCCTCCTCACCCCCAAATTCCCCAAAATTATCCACACATTAGTCCGAATATGCCACTCGAACCTCAGGGACCACATTATTACTCCATCACTGAGCCATTTAACATGGATACCGCCACCCAAGGGAAAGCAGAAGCTGGGGAGTCGTCCGCGTCGATAGTTAAGAATTTGCTAAAACGATTGGATCGGTTTGAGGAGTTCATAAGGAAAAACCAAGGtttgaacaaacaaggaggTTTGGACTACAACGACCTGTGCCTATTTTCGGATATGCAATTGCCCATGGGTTTCAAAACGCCCAAGTTTAGCAAGTATGACGgaacgggcaatcccaagacacatctCCGAATGTTCGacaacaagttgggcaagccaaTAGATGACGAGAATCTACCAGTTCGTTTGTTTCCTGAAAGCTTAGAAGGCGATGCACTGGACTGGTATTCCAATTTGAAGCCCGAGGATATGAGGACATGGATGGACTTATCAACCGCTTTTCTAAGGCAATACGAATACaattgcgagctggctccaacGAGGACCACATTGGAGGGAACCAAGAGGAAACCATCCGAGGACCACAAGACATACGCgaagagatggaggaaattgGCCGCCAAGGTGGAGCCCCCCATGACTGAAGATGAGATTGTTCGTACGTTCATCAAAGCTCATGACCCGCCCTATTTTGAGGAGATTTTTCGCATGACCGGGTGTTCATTTGCAGCAATTATCAATAAGTTGGAGGAATATGACGAATACGTCAAAGCAGGGAAAATTGTCAATGTATCAGCTTTAAAATCACAGTTGGACGCCTTGCAAGGTCAGAGTAATAATGGAAGGGAGCCTCAACGTAAGAAGAAAGAGGAGGAAACTACTTTTGTGTGGGGCCAAGGACCGTTTTCAAGACCTAGATCCCAACGTTACCACACATATTTATCTCGCTATCCAAACCTACGCCCTGTTTACCATACTACTACCAATCACCCTCGACCTCAGCCAAACTATGCTAGCCCATCTCCAATGCCCTCCCTAATATCTCAAAACAGTTCTCAAATTCGACTTCGTCTACCTTATAATCCCAGACCTGCTCCACCAAACCAACAGACTTACAACCCTCCTCAAaccaataaaatacaaaaaccTGGTCGATCTCGAAATTTTACCAACTTAGGCCGACCCATTGACCAACTGTACGAACAGCTCAAGGCCGCAGGTGAAATCGATGACATACCTCCTCCAAACTACTCTCGTCGAGGTCTCTCTGCTGGGTACGACCCTCAAGCCGCTTGTGCCTACCATTCTGGAGCCCCCGGTCACTCGACCAGTAATTGTTGGGTACTAAAACATAAGATCCAGGACATGATCAAAGCAGGAGATATAGTGttaaggaaaagggaagaacaaggaccgagcATAAGTACGAATCCCTTTCttgaacacaaggacacctttgaggcatttACCCCccaatga